Proteins found in one Quercus robur chromosome 2, dhQueRobu3.1, whole genome shotgun sequence genomic segment:
- the LOC126712319 gene encoding BEL1-like homeodomain protein 11, translating to MVSQDSPPHPSNMHLFTISDSITGQNHFQNQNQHFDAYGSALTGSDTVLHHSLGVLPSIQSLGERMSRSIDLVQASTVAEESEINHTRHFMDLLGAANESNHQAQRLSLSLGSHVLVPSGQYRQRSFNSDLISPPSYLMSREEAQEPCNPGVEHVSSDYSYTGSSFASSSASLNRSYSTSYGTESFASVIGNSVYLKPAQSLLRETVNVGGREVNLSNEKYVAKLCRGGRAGALGLSSELKAELYSNGLLSAEKHELQVKIAKLIALLEEVEDTYEKYYHQMEEVVSSFELIAGVGAAKSYTALGLQAMSRHFCSLRDAIVSQINIRKRKFLQDLPRISTGLSQLNLFDTETRQTRMTLQQLSMMQSQRQAWRPIRGLPETSVAILRSWLFEHFLHPYPNETEKLMLASQTGLTKNQVSNWFINARVRLWKPMIEEMYKEEFGESSEDLNQLTSNSMTREDVSDPAED from the exons ATGGTTTCACAGGACTCACCTCCACATCCAAGTAACATGCACCTATTCACTATCTCAGACTCTATCACTGGTCAAAACCAtttccaaaaccaaaaccaacatTTTGATGCATATGGGTCTGCATTAACTGGAAGTGACACAGTGCTCCATCATTCTCTTGGTGTACTTCCCAGCATTCAATCTCTTGGGGAAAGAATGTCTAGATCAATAGACCTTGTTCAAGCTTCAACAGTAGCTGAGGAATCTGAGATCAACCACACTAGACATTTCATGGATCTTCTAGGAGCAGCAAATGAGTCCAATCACCAGGCTCAGAGGCTGTCACTTTCTTTAGGCTCTCATGTGCTTGTTCCTTCTGGACAATACAGGCAGAGGTCCTTCAATTCAGACCTCATAAGCCCCCCCAGTTACTTAATGTCCAGAGAAGAAGCACAGGAACCTTGTAATCCAGGAGTGGAACATGTAAGCAGTGACTATTCTTACACAGGAAGTTCATTTGCTTCATCTTCGGCCTCATTAAATCGTTCTTATTCAACTTCATATGGAACAGAATCTTTTGCTTCTGTTATAGGCAATTCAGTGTATTTAAAACCAGCTCAGTCCCTTTTGAGAGAAACTGTTAATGTGGGTGGCAGAGAAGTTAATTTGAGCAATGAAAAATATGTTGCTAAATTGTGTCGTGGAGGTAGGGCAGGAGCTCTTGGACTTTCTTCTGAACTAAAAGCAGAATTGTACAGTAATGGGCTCTTATCAGCTGAGAAACATGAACTTCAAGTTAAGATTGCAAAGCTTATTGCTTTGTTGGAGGAG GTTGAAGACACATATGAGAAATATTATCATCAAATGGAAGAAGTGGTGTCATCATTTGAGTTGATAGCAGGTGTAGGAGCTGCCAAGTCTTACACTGCACTAGGACTTCAGGCCATGTCTAGGCATTTCTGCAGCTTAAGAGATGCCATAGTTTCCCAAATAAACATCAGGAAGAGGAAATTCTTGCAGGATTTACCGCGAATCAGCACCGGATTATCACAGCTTAACTTGTTTGATACAGAGACTAGACAAACTAGAATGACCCTTCAACAGCTTAGCATGATGCAAAGCCAAAGGCAAGCATGGAGACCGATTAGAGGGTTGCCAGAGACTTCTGTGGCAATCCTGCGCTCTTGGCTTTTTGAACACTTTCTCCACCC GTATCCAAATGAAACTGAAAAGCTAATGTTGGCATCTCAGACAGGCCTGACCAAGAACCAA GTTTCAAATTGGTTCATAAATGCTCGGGTTCGGCTGTGGAAACCTATGATTGAAGAAATGTACAAAGAAGAGTTTGGGGAGTCCTCAGAAGACTTGAACCAATTAACTAGCAATTCAATGACAAGGGAAGATGTCTCAGATCCTGCAGAGGATTGA